A single window of Microcebus murinus isolate Inina chromosome 29, M.murinus_Inina_mat1.0, whole genome shotgun sequence DNA harbors:
- the NKX6-1 gene encoding homeobox protein Nkx-6.1, whose protein sequence is MLAVGAMEGARQSAFLLSSPPLAALHSMAEMKTPLYPAAYPPLPAGPPSSSSSSSASASPSPPLGAHNPGGLKPPAAGGLSSLGSPPQQLSAATPHGINDILSRPSMPVAAGAALPSASPSGSSSSSSSSSSSASAAAAAAAAAAAAASSPAGLLAGLPRFGSLSPPPPPPGLYFSPSAAAVAAVGRYPKPLAELPGRTPIFWPGVMQSPPWRDARLACAPHQGSILLDKDGKRKHTRPTFSGQQIFALEKTFEQTKYLAGPERARLAYSLGMTESQVKVWFQNRRTKWRKKHAAEMATAKKKQDSETERLKGASENEEEDDDYNKPLDPNSDDEKITQLLKKHKSGGGGGGGLLLHAAEAEGSS, encoded by the exons ATGCTGGCGGTGGGCGCGATGGAGGGCGCCCGGCAGAGCGCGTTCCTGCTCAGCAGCCCGCCCCTGGCCGCGCTGCACAGCATGGCCGAGATGAAGACCCCGCTGTACCCCGCCGCCTACCCGCCGCTGCCCGCCGGGCCGccctcctcctcgtcctcgtcGTCGGCCTCGGCGTCGCCGTCCCCGCCCCTGGGCGCGCACAACCCCGGCGGCCTGAAGCCCCCCGCGGCGGGCGGGCTCTCGTCGCTGGGCAGCCCCCCGCAGCAGCTCTCGGCCGCCACCCCGCACGGCATCAACGACATCCTGAGCCGGCCCTCCATGCCGGTGGCCGCGGGGGCCGCGCTGCCCTCCGCCTCGCCCTCCGggtcctcctcgtcctcctcctcgtcctcgtcctccgcctccgccgccgccgccgctgctgccgcggccgccgccgccgcctcgtcCCCGGCGGGGCTGCTGGCCGGCCTGCCCCGCTTCGGCAGCCTgagcccgccgccgccgccgcccgggctCTACTTCAGCCCCAGCGCCGCGGCCGTGGCCGCCGTGGGCCGCTACCCCAAGCCGCTGGCCGAGCTGCCCGGCCGGACGCCCATCTTCTGGCCCGGAGTGATGCAGAGCCCGCCCTGGAGGGACGCGCGCCTGGCCTGCGCCCCGC ACCAAGGATCAATCCTGCTGGACAAAGACGGGAAGAGAAAACACACGAGACCCACGTTCTCGGGCCAGCAGATCTTCGCGCTGGAGAAGACGTTTGAGCAGACGAAGTACTTGGCGGGGCCCGAGAGGGCTCGCTTGGCCTATTCGCTGGGGATGACGGAGAGCCAGGTCAAG gtCTGGTTCCAGAACCGCAGGACCAAGTGGAGGAAGAAGCACGCGGCCGAGATGGCCACGGCCAAGAAGAAGCAGGACTCGGAGACGGAGCGGCTCAAGGGGGCCTCGGAGAACGAGGAGGAGGACGACGACTACAACAAGCCCCTGGACCCCAACTCGGACGACGAGAAGATCACGCAGCTGCTGAAGAAGCACAAgtcgggcggcgggggcggcgggggcctCCTGCTGCACGCGGCCGAGGCGGAGGGCTCGTCCTGA